One genomic window of Gossypium hirsutum isolate 1008001.06 chromosome D11, Gossypium_hirsutum_v2.1, whole genome shotgun sequence includes the following:
- the LOC107945956 gene encoding uncharacterized protein → MASSSQKGIVITIPVLVLSVSAAAIFLFFLLSSLSSSPCTCPPSIPDSTFTTTAAVVTGGTVVEEVVDRRISVSRDDIEWVKDQIRANGLHMQDNVLRKGINPRTRAQQLEDLNNFKGISHYGGSEANNHTALPCPGELLVEEHHSNYGEPWAGGRDVFEFLAESSLLTANSHVLEIGCGTLRVGLHFIRYLKPEHFHCLERDELSLMAAFRYELPSQGLLHKRPLIVRGEDMDFAKFGSDVMYDLIYASAVFLHMPDKLVWVGLERLVSRLKPYDGRIFVSHNIKFCSRLGGDECTKRLGSLGIEYLGKHTHDSLLFNHYEIWFEFRRSKA, encoded by the exons ATGGCGTCATCGTCGCAAAAAGGAATAGTGATAACAATTCCAGTTCTAGTTCTCTCTGTCTCTGCCGCCGctatcttcttatttttcctCTTATCTTCCCTCTCTTCTTCTCCTTGCACTTGCCCTCCCTCGATCCCCGATTCCACCTTTACCACCACCGCCGCCGTCGTAACCGGTGGTACTGTGGTGGAGGAAGTTGTGGATCGGAGAATCTCAGTGAGCAGAGATGATATAGAGTGGGTGAAAGATCAGATCCGAGCTAATGGATTACATATGCAAGATAATGTGCTTCGTAAAGGGATCAATCCTCGCACTCGGGCTCAGCAATTGGAAGATCTCAACAA CTTTAAGGGTATTTCACACTATGGAGGATCTGAGGCTAACAACCACACTGCTCTTCCATGCCCGGGTGAGCTTCTTGTTGAGGAGCACCATAGTAATTATGGGGAGCCATGGGCTGGAGGTCGGGATGTCTTCGAGTTCCTTGCTGAATCTAGCCTTCTAACGGCTAATTCCCATGTACTTGAGATCGGCTGTGGAACACTTCGTGTGGGATTGCATTTTATCCGGTATCTTAAACCGGAGCATTTCCATTGTCTTGAAAGGGACGAGCTTTCCTTAATGGCTGCATTTAGGTATGAGCTTCCTTCACAAGGGCTTTTACATAAGCGACCTTTAATTGTTCGTGGGGAGGATATGGATTTCGCAAAGTTTGGATCCGATGTTATGTATGATTTGATATATGCTAGTGCTGTTTTTCTTCATATGCCGGATAAGCTTGTGTGGGTTGGACTTGAGAGGTTAGTGAGTAGGTTGAAGCCTTACGATGGGCGCATATTTGTTTCGCATAACATAAAATTTTGTTCGCGATTGGGAGGGGATGAATGCACAAAAAGGCTTGGGAGTTTAGGGATTGAGTATCTTGGGAAGCATACACATGACAGTTTACTCTTTAATCACTATGAGATTTGGTTTGAGTTTAGGCGGTCTAAAGCTTAG